From the genome of Vicinamibacteria bacterium:
GGTCTCGCTTCGGAGCTTCGCAGCCAGACTCTCACTCGAGTGCGCGTGGCGGGCCACGTCCTCCCACGAAAGGCTTCGCCCGGGAACGCCTGTGACGAAGAAACGACCTTCTTCGAGCGTCATATCGTCTGGCGACGCCTCCAGGAGGTCCGCGGCGATTTCCTTGGCGCCGTCCCGCACTCGTTCTGAGCTCACAAGAACGGCGGCACCTCCTACGGGAGCGCTCCGGCTACCGAATGTCCCGATGCCTCGGGGAACGACGCGCGTGTCGCCGTGAACGACGACGATACTCTCCCAGTCGACCTGGAGGGTCTCAGCGGCGATCTGGGCCCAGCTGGTCTCGTGCCCCTGGCCATGAGGCGAGGTGCCGGTGAGCACCGTGACTCTGCCGTCTTCATCGACCCGGACCCCGCCGAACTCCCAGGGTCCGAAACCGCATATCTCGACGTAGCACGCGAGACCGATGCCGATGAGCCTGCCTCCCTCGCGTCGCCGTATGATCTGCTCGCTTCGCAGCCGGGCGTAGTCGATTCGTTTCAGCGCCTCGTCGAGCGAGCGCTCGTAGTCACCGCTGTCGTAAGTGATGCCGGTGGCGACTTCATGAGGGAACTCGTCTTTCGAGATGAAGTTCCGCCGACGGAGCTCCGACGGATCCATATCGAGCTCGCCGGCGAGGAGATCCATCGCTCGCTCGATGAAGTAGGCGGCTTCGGGCCTTCCCGCACCCCGGTAGGGTTCGCTCACGACCTTGTTGGTGAAGACGCCGACCGCCTCGGCACGAACGTTGCGGATGTCGTAGACTCCCACCATCATCGCACCGGTCAGGGCAGGGATGATGGGCGTGACGCGGCTGTAGTAAGCACCGCAATCCATCGTCAATCGCAAATCCGCGCCCGTCACGCGGCCGGTGGTGTCGGCGGCGAGCTTCAGCACCGCCGATTGATCCCGACCGTGACTCGTGGCGAGGTAATCCTCGGTTCTGGTAGCCGTCCAGCGGACGGCTCTTCCCACTCGCCGTGCCAGGAACGGCGCGAGAACCTCCTCCGCGTAGACATTGCATTTCGCGCCAAAACCCCCGCCCACCTCGGGCGCGATGACGTGGATCTCTTCTTTCTCGATTCCGAGGATCCCGGCGAGGAAATCGCGAAGCATATGAGGGAACTGGGTCGAGGACCAGAGCGTGATGCCCCGTTCGTGCTCGTAGGTGGCGGCAACCGCCCGCGGCTCCATCGCATTCGGAACGAGCCTCTGGATGTGAGCCTCGAGCGTGACGGTCCTGGCCGCCCGTTGAAAAGCCCCTTTGACGTCACCGCCTTCGAGACTCCAGACGAACGCTCGGTTCGTACCCAGCGCATCGTGCAGCACCGGTGCCCCCGCGGCCAGCGCGGCCTCGGGCGTCGCCACCGCGCCCAACGGCTCGTATCGTACCTCGACCGCCTCCACGGCGTCGGCCGCAAGATAAGGATCCTCGGCGAGGAGGACCGCAACCGGGTCACCGACGTGACGAGCCCGATCGGTGGCCAGAGGAAACCGATCGGGCACGTAGAGCTCATGGTATCTCCCGCAGTCGGGCTCAGTGAGAACGGGTAGAGGAGCCTGCAAATGGGGATTCACGTCCGCGGCCGTGAAAACGGCGACGACCCCCTTACGCCCGACGGCGTTGCGGGAATCGACCGACAGGACCCTCGCATGAGGGTACGGACTCCGGACGAACGCCATCGTCAGGGCCCCCTCTAGCGGGATGTCGGCCACGTATCGTCCTTCTCCCTTCACGAGAGAGGGATCCTCGCGTCGCCTGACGTGCGCGCCGATGAGCCGTGGGGTGGTCTTGGCCAAGAGGTAAGGGTATAATGAACCTGGTTCCCGGAAAACCCAAAAAGCACGGAGGGTGTCATGCACTGGCGTCTCACCTTGGTCGTCCTCTCCCTCGTATGTCCCACCCTGGTCTCGATTGCTGGCGGTGACGAGAAGCTTCCCCATTCCCTGGGAGACTACGAGGTCCGTCTC
Proteins encoded in this window:
- a CDS encoding xanthine dehydrogenase family protein molybdopterin-binding subunit, producing MAKTTPRLIGAHVRRREDPSLVKGEGRYVADIPLEGALTMAFVRSPYPHARVLSVDSRNAVGRKGVVAVFTAADVNPHLQAPLPVLTEPDCGRYHELYVPDRFPLATDRARHVGDPVAVLLAEDPYLAADAVEAVEVRYEPLGAVATPEAALAAGAPVLHDALGTNRAFVWSLEGGDVKGAFQRAARTVTLEAHIQRLVPNAMEPRAVAATYEHERGITLWSSTQFPHMLRDFLAGILGIEKEEIHVIAPEVGGGFGAKCNVYAEEVLAPFLARRVGRAVRWTATRTEDYLATSHGRDQSAVLKLAADTTGRVTGADLRLTMDCGAYYSRVTPIIPALTGAMMVGVYDIRNVRAEAVGVFTNKVVSEPYRGAGRPEAAYFIERAMDLLAGELDMDPSELRRRNFISKDEFPHEVATGITYDSGDYERSLDEALKRIDYARLRSEQIIRRREGGRLIGIGLACYVEICGFGPWEFGGVRVDEDGRVTVLTGTSPHGQGHETSWAQIAAETLQVDWESIVVVHGDTRVVPRGIGTFGSRSAPVGGAAVLVSSERVRDGAKEIAADLLEASPDDMTLEEGRFFVTGVPGRSLSWEDVARHAHSSESLAAKLRSETTLTPRGETFPFGTHAAVVSVDPETGEVAIERYVSVDDCGRVINPLLVEGQIHGGIAQGIGQALFESACYDEQGSLVTGSLLEYALPRAENLPSYETNRTETPTPLNALGAKGVGEAATIGSTPAVVSAVVDALYHLGVRHIDTPITPEKIWKRLRSSASTT